A window of Borrelia sp. A-FGy1 contains these coding sequences:
- the rplK gene encoding 50S ribosomal protein L11: MSKKKKEIAWVKLQVPAGQAVPGAKIGQALGPHGVNGPQFVKEFNERTAKMESGIVVPVIITVYSDKSFSFIVKTPPASVLIKKAIGIETGSKRSNTDKVGTISKEKLAEIAKAKMPDLNAKTELAAFKIVAGSARSMGVEVEK; encoded by the coding sequence ATGTCTAAGAAGAAAAAAGAAATTGCTTGGGTTAAATTGCAAGTTCCAGCGGGGCAAGCTGTTCCCGGTGCTAAAATAGGTCAGGCGCTTGGGCCTCATGGTGTAAACGGGCCTCAGTTTGTTAAAGAATTTAATGAAAGAACAGCTAAAATGGAATCAGGGATTGTTGTTCCTGTTATTATTACTGTTTATAGCGATAAAAGTTTTTCATTTATTGTTAAAACTCCTCCTGCTTCTGTCTTAATTAAGAAGGCAATTGGAATTGAAACAGGCTCTAAGAGATCTAATACAGACAAAGTTGGAACTATATCAAAGGAAAAATTAGCAGAAATTGCAAAAGCTAAAATGCCTGATTTAAATGCAAAGACGGAGTTAGCTGCGTTTAAGATTGTTGCGGGAAGTGCTCGTTCAATGGGTGTTGAGGTGGAAAAATAA
- the secE gene encoding preprotein translocase subunit SecE, with amino-acid sequence MFKFIRESVLELKKITWPKYSEVIGNGKQVFWLVFFISIFLGVVDYVMYLAISYVF; translated from the coding sequence GTGTTTAAATTTATTAGAGAAAGTGTGTTAGAGCTTAAAAAAATAACATGGCCTAAATATAGCGAAGTAATAGGTAATGGAAAGCAAGTTTTTTGGTTAGTATTTTTTATTTCAATTTTTTTGGGTGTAGTAGATTATGTTATGTATCTTGCTATATCTTATGTTTTTTAA
- the nusG gene encoding transcription termination/antitermination protein NusG, producing MSRAWYVLQTFSQYEKKIEQEIKLLINDGVLGSEVLDVRAPIERVEEIKNGKKRVRERRIWPGYILVELDLPEVGWKDTVASLIKIQGVISFVGTGKEQKPLPISDDEVKNVFMLTGEIKADKSIFILYDFEEGERVRIKGGPFDSFEGAIGSIDYEKKKLKVAVQIFGRSTPVEVDFQHIEKI from the coding sequence ATGTCTAGAGCATGGTATGTATTACAGACTTTTTCCCAATATGAAAAAAAGATAGAACAAGAGATAAAACTCTTAATAAATGATGGTGTTTTAGGTAGTGAAGTTTTGGATGTTAGAGCCCCTATTGAAAGGGTAGAAGAAATTAAAAATGGAAAAAAAAGAGTGAGAGAAAGGAGGATTTGGCCGGGATATATTTTAGTTGAATTAGATCTTCCTGAAGTGGGATGGAAGGATACTGTGGCTAGTCTTATTAAAATACAGGGTGTTATAAGTTTTGTTGGTACTGGCAAGGAACAGAAACCTCTTCCTATTAGTGATGATGAAGTTAAGAATGTATTTATGCTTACTGGAGAGATTAAAGCAGATAAATCTATTTTTATACTTTATGATTTTGAGGAAGGAGAGAGAGTTAGAATTAAGGGTGGACCTTTTGATTCTTTCGAAGGTGCTATTGGATCTATTGATTATGAGAAAAAAAAGTTAAAGGTTGCAGTTCAAATTTTTGGGAGATCAACCCCTGTTGAAGTCGATTTTCAACACATAGAGAAAATTTGA
- the rplA gene encoding 50S ribosomal protein L1, protein MAKVGKKYMQALAKIDKSKSYSVDDAISLLKEIKFVKFDETIDVSINLNLKKSHTVRDTIVLPNQFMKEKRILVFAKGDRAEEAREAGATYVGDDDFINKIKSGFDEFDIVVATPDMMKEVGKLGPILGKRGLMPNPKTQTVTNDVKGAIISLKKGRIEYRANKNGVINFSIGKSSMDNKKIIENYDEFIKELLKKRPSDLKGTFVDSVYISSTMGPSMKIDFV, encoded by the coding sequence ATGGCTAAAGTTGGGAAAAAATATATGCAGGCTTTGGCTAAAATAGATAAGTCTAAATCTTATAGTGTAGATGATGCAATATCCTTATTGAAGGAAATTAAATTTGTTAAGTTTGATGAAACTATAGATGTTTCTATTAATCTTAACTTAAAGAAGAGTCATACAGTTCGAGATACAATCGTTTTGCCAAATCAATTTATGAAAGAGAAAAGAATACTTGTATTCGCAAAAGGGGATAGGGCAGAAGAGGCTAGGGAAGCTGGTGCTACTTATGTTGGTGATGATGATTTTATTAATAAGATTAAGAGTGGATTTGATGAATTTGATATTGTTGTTGCTACTCCTGATATGATGAAGGAAGTAGGTAAGCTTGGGCCTATTTTAGGCAAAAGGGGTTTAATGCCAAACCCTAAGACACAAACAGTGACAAATGATGTTAAAGGCGCAATTATTAGTCTTAAGAAGGGACGCATAGAATATAGAGCAAATAAAAACGGTGTAATAAATTTTTCTATTGGTAAATCTTCTATGGATAATAAGAAGATAATAGAAAATTATGATGAGTTTATTAAAGAATTACTTAAGAAACGACCTAGTGATTTAAAGGGTACTTTTGTGGATAGTGTTTATATTTCATCTACTATGGGACCTTCTATGAAGATTGATTTTGTTTAG
- the rpmG gene encoding 50S ribosomal protein L33, with product MGKKKGKSAIELIALICEETGIRNYTTTKNRRNRQEKLELMKYCPILRKHTLHKEGKIK from the coding sequence ATGGGTAAAAAAAAAGGAAAGAGCGCTATTGAGCTTATAGCTTTAATTTGCGAAGAGACAGGTATTAGAAATTATACAACTACTAAAAATAGGCGTAATAGGCAAGAAAAATTAGAATTAATGAAATATTGTCCGATTCTTAGAAAACATACTCTTCATAAAGAGGGGAAGATAAAATAA